The Herminiimonas arsenitoxidans sequence AGGTTTCCGGAAGTTTACTAATTCGTTTCGTTCGACAGAAATGGCTCTTTTCTCTTCAGTTCCGCAGATTGCGATTAAGTATGGAATTAAGCTAATACTCTGGGGCGAAAATCCGGGATTGCAGCTTGGTGATATGAAGACTTTAGGGCGCACTGGTTTTGATGGTAATAGCTTACGTTATATGAACACTCTTTCCAGTGGACTTGATTGGATGCTTGAGTGCGGGTTTGCTAAGGCAGAATTAGTCTCGTATGTATATCCGCGAACAGAAGAATTTGAAAAGCATGATTTGCAAATTGTCTATTTAGGATGGTTTTTGGGTGACTGGTCACTTGTAAATAATGCGACATATTCCTGTGGAAATGGAATTGAAATACGCGCTGACGGCGTAGAAAAGACCGGTGATCTTTATGGCGTAACGGCCTTAGATGAAGACTTTACACCGATTAACCAGCTAATAAAATATTACAAATTTGGTTTTGGGCGTGTGACGGATTACATCAATGAAGAAATTAGATTGGGTCGAATTAGTCGATGCGAAGGGATCGAACTTGTTGAAAAGTATGATGATGCAAGGGATGAGAAATATATAAAAGATTATTGTGATTATCTAGCTATCTCAGTTGATGATTTTTGGGGGAAAGTGAGGGTCGCTACTAATACGAATCTGTTTGTAGTTAAGGCGAATGGCTCGATTCACCGGAAATTTGTAGTTGGTGTTGGGTTATGAGTTCTGTGACAGTAGGTATTGTGGATTACGGGATGGGAAACCATGCTTCAGTGATTCATTGTTTGCGTGATCTTGGTTTTCGTGTTCGCGTCAGCGCTGATTTCGAAGTTCTTGACAATTCGGATGTCCTTGTTATTCCCGGAGTGGGGGCATTTCCTTCTGCAATGCAAGCACTTCATCAACGTGGACTAGTTGGATACTTACAACAACAAGCTCGAGAACAACGTCCCATCATTGGTATATGTCTAGGTATGCAATTGCTTACCAGTGGCTCCTATGAGCTTCAATATACAACCGGGCTAGATATCATACCAGGAGAAGTTGTCGCATTAGCGGGCGCAAAATGGCATATAGGTTGGAATACATTGGAGTGCATAAATCCCGATGTATCTGCCCAGTTCAGTGATGGACAGGCGTTTTATTTCAATCATTCATTTTGTTATCAAGGGCCAAACGAATATCAGGTTTGCATATCCAGAAATCCTGAGCCTATTCCCGCCATAATACGTAGGGGGAATGTGGTTGGAATCCAATTTCATCCAGAAAAAAGTCAAGGGACTGGACGGACGCTACTAAAAAATCTAATTTCGGGTTTTATACATGCTTAAAAAACGGTTGGTCGGGATCGTTACAGTTAAGAATGGCTGGGCTGTCCAGTCTTTTGGCTATCGACGTTATTTGCCCTTGGGTAAACCTGAATGCTTGATTGAAAATCTGGATCGGTGGGGGGCTGATGAGATTTTGGTTCAGGTGATCGATCGATCAGTGAGCAGCTTGGGTCCAGACTTCAAGTTGCTTGAGCGACTTGGTGCACTCGGTTTGGAAACCCCTTTAATTTATTCTGGAGGTATTCGCTCAGTATCGGACGGCATTAAGGTAGTTCAATCAGGCGCTGATCGTATTTCTGTAGATGCACTTTTGCATAGTGACCTGTCTTCGGTTAAGGATTTATCAGAGAGGCTTGGTGCACAAGCACTCATAGCATCATTACCGTTGTCCTTTCAGACGGGAGGCTTAGAGTGGCTGGATTACCGCTTTCGAACTTCGAAGCCAATTCCGGATGAAATATTCAGCCTGATTCAAAATGGCATTGTTTCCGAAGTTTTGATTTCAGATTGGCAGCATGAAGGACTACCAGGTGGATTCGAGCAGAAACTTGTTCAAGAGTTTCCTTTGAAGAATGTGCCAATAATCGCATTTGGTGGGATTAGCGAGCATGAGCAGATGAGGACATTATTGAAATCAACTAACGTTGCTGCTCTCGCTGTAGGTAATTTTTTATCCTATAAGGAGCATGCGATACAAAAATACAAAGAAGCTCTAACCGGCTTGCCATTAAGGCTTGCGACCTATGAATCCATGTTTCCACTTATAGCTAATGTCTGATATTGAATTTTGTAAGCGTTGTTTATACACGACGTCGCATCCTTTGGGTTTGACGCTGGATGAGGACGGTATCTGTTCAGGTTGCCGTGTTCATGAAGAAAAAGATACGTTTGACTGGGCTGCACGTTGGCAAGTGCTTGAAAGCGTCGTTAAGCCCTATCGCAATCGAGAGGGGGAGAGCTACGATTGCATCGTGCCAGTGTCAGGATCGCAAGATTCATACTATATCGTCCATCTGATCAAGGAGCGTTTGGGGTTGAATCCGCTGCTTGTTACGTACAACAAGTATTTCAACACACCTCTGGGTATCCGTAATTTGGCGAATCTACGTATCAGATTTAATTGTGACATTCTCTATCAGAATATAAACCCTGTATCGGTTAAAAAGATTACGCGTAGTACATTACGTCGCTTTGGTAGTGTTTACTGGCCTATTTTGGCAGGTCAGACAGTGTTCCCCGTCCAGACGGCAGTGAGGTACAAGGTGCCTTTAATTATTTGGGGAGCACATCAAGGTCTTGAGCAGGTGGGTATGTTTTCTCACGAACATGAGATCGAAATGACTCGGCGCTATCGTAAGGATCATGACCTGATGGGACATGAGGCTGACGATCTCTTATCCATTTTTGATACGCTTAAAGAAGAAGATATTTGGCAATATCGTTATCCTGATGATCAGGATCTCAGCGCCATTGGTGTGCGAGGAATTTATCTGGGAAATTATGTTCGCTGGGATCCGAAGTCTCAACATGAGCATATGATGAAAACATGCGATTACCGTACGGCAATTTTTAATCGAACATTTGATTGTTATGATCACGTAGATTGTTTTAACTACATGGATGTACATGACTTGTTAAAGCTGTACAAACACGGCTATTCCAAAGTAACAGACCATGCTTGCCGTGAGATACGTTTTGGACGCTTGACTCGTGAAGAAGGGCTTGCTCTTGTTCGCAA is a genomic window containing:
- a CDS encoding N-acetyl sugar amidotransferase, whose translation is MKYCKRCLQPDTRPNTVFSADGICPACNYFEALQHVDWQERFEILQDLLSKYPKKKGQYHDCIIGVSGGKDSTRQALFLRDKMGINPLLVCLSYPPEQVTERGVDNLSNLINLGFDVVISAPAPGTWRILKQEGFRKFTNSFRSTEMALFSSVPQIAIKYGIKLILWGENPGLQLGDMKTLGRTGFDGNSLRYMNTLSSGLDWMLECGFAKAELVSYVYPRTEEFEKHDLQIVYLGWFLGDWSLVNNATYSCGNGIEIRADGVEKTGDLYGVTALDEDFTPINQLIKYYKFGFGRVTDYINEEIRLGRISRCEGIELVEKYDDARDEKYIKDYCDYLAISVDDFWGKVRVATNTNLFVVKANGSIHRKFVVGVGL
- a CDS encoding HisA/HisF-related TIM barrel protein; its protein translation is MLKKRLVGIVTVKNGWAVQSFGYRRYLPLGKPECLIENLDRWGADEILVQVIDRSVSSLGPDFKLLERLGALGLETPLIYSGGIRSVSDGIKVVQSGADRISVDALLHSDLSSVKDLSERLGAQALIASLPLSFQTGGLEWLDYRFRTSKPIPDEIFSLIQNGIVSEVLISDWQHEGLPGGFEQKLVQEFPLKNVPIIAFGGISEHEQMRTLLKSTNVAALAVGNFLSYKEHAIQKYKEALTGLPLRLATYESMFPLIANV
- a CDS encoding N-acetyl sugar amidotransferase; amino-acid sequence: MSDIEFCKRCLYTTSHPLGLTLDEDGICSGCRVHEEKDTFDWAARWQVLESVVKPYRNREGESYDCIVPVSGSQDSYYIVHLIKERLGLNPLLVTYNKYFNTPLGIRNLANLRIRFNCDILYQNINPVSVKKITRSTLRRFGSVYWPILAGQTVFPVQTAVRYKVPLIIWGAHQGLEQVGMFSHEHEIEMTRRYRKDHDLMGHEADDLLSIFDTLKEEDIWQYRYPDDQDLSAIGVRGIYLGNYVRWDPKSQHEHMMKTCDYRTAIFNRTFDCYDHVDCFNYMDVHDLLKLYKHGYSKVTDHACREIRFGRLTREEGLALVRKHEQAPLKYLDQFCQWLGVTPRSLQFLLDQHRNPQFWEQIVPNEWTFKGLSTLQGGGLTSFPLKGLPEIFVPNSTLELEGGANYITIGKGFS
- the hisH gene encoding imidazole glycerol phosphate synthase subunit HisH; this encodes MSSVTVGIVDYGMGNHASVIHCLRDLGFRVRVSADFEVLDNSDVLVIPGVGAFPSAMQALHQRGLVGYLQQQAREQRPIIGICLGMQLLTSGSYELQYTTGLDIIPGEVVALAGAKWHIGWNTLECINPDVSAQFSDGQAFYFNHSFCYQGPNEYQVCISRNPEPIPAIIRRGNVVGIQFHPEKSQGTGRTLLKNLISGFIHA